One genomic window of Pyrobaculum sp. 3827-6 includes the following:
- a CDS encoding shikimate dehydrogenase: MYFAVIGAHVRGKSASPAMHTASFKALGINAVYIAIDVPRQELGCFAQLARLNFRGFNVTIPHKEEVVKFLDAVSAEARAVGAVNTVLVERNLLVGYNTDAHAVYHLAGGYMKGADVYIIGAGGAARAALFAAVKAEARRIYVTNRTAERAAALAEEFRQKFGRSVEAVPWGGGVKADVVVNATPIHDAVLADLGGASLYVDFVYIPTPRTRMVEEAQRLGVRVVDGVDLLVEQGAQAEKIWLGVEPDREVMKKAVEEFLGI, encoded by the coding sequence ATGTACTTCGCCGTCATCGGCGCCCACGTCCGAGGGAAGTCTGCCAGCCCAGCCATGCACACGGCGTCGTTCAAAGCGCTGGGCATCAACGCGGTGTACATAGCCATAGACGTGCCGAGGCAGGAGCTGGGCTGCTTCGCCCAGCTAGCCCGCCTAAACTTCAGAGGCTTCAACGTAACGATCCCCCACAAGGAGGAGGTGGTGAAGTTCCTCGACGCTGTGTCAGCCGAGGCCCGGGCCGTCGGCGCCGTCAACACAGTCCTCGTGGAGAGAAACCTCCTGGTAGGCTACAACACAGACGCCCACGCTGTGTACCACCTAGCCGGCGGCTATATGAAAGGCGCCGACGTCTATATAATCGGCGCGGGGGGCGCCGCCAGGGCGGCGCTCTTCGCCGCCGTGAAGGCAGAGGCCAGGAGGATATACGTCACAAACCGCACTGCCGAGAGGGCCGCGGCCCTCGCCGAGGAGTTCCGCCAGAAGTTCGGACGCTCCGTTGAGGCCGTGCCCTGGGGAGGCGGCGTGAAGGCCGACGTCGTGGTAAACGCCACCCCCATACACGACGCGGTCCTCGCCGACCTCGGCGGCGCCTCGCTCTACGTAGACTTCGTCTACATACCGACTCCAAGGACTAGGATGGTGGAGGAGGCCCAGAGGCTCGGGGTGAGGGTGGTGGACGGCGTCGACCTCCTAGTGGAGCAGGGAGCACAAGCCGAGAAGATCTGGCTCGGGGTGGAGCCAGACAGAGAGGTGATGAAGAAGGCGGTGGAGGAGTTTCTGGGGATATGA
- the aroC gene encoding chorismate synthase — translation MNTFGREFRITTFGESHGRAVGVVIDGVPAGLPLSEEDIRRELDRRMFCHIHWLNPRCEPEEFEILSGVKDGHTQGTPIAIVIWNRRAISSYYDELWLKPRPGHADLAYYLKYGKFYDHRGGGRASGRTTAAVVAAGAVAKKLLAQLGVEVAGHIIELGGVEARGSYTFDDVKKSWGKPLPVVDDEALAAMLELLRRAAAEGDSVGGGVEVWAVGVPPGLGEPHFGKIKAELAMAAFSIPAVVALDWGAGRPLAKMRGSEANDPIIVKEGRLALESNKVGGVLGGVTVGEPIYFRVWFKPTPSVRKPQKTVDLAKMEPTIFEFKGRYDVSVVPKALVALEAMTAITLADHALRAGLVRRDKPLRDPIAR, via the coding sequence ATGAACACCTTCGGGAGGGAGTTCAGGATTACCACATTCGGCGAGTCCCACGGCAGGGCCGTAGGCGTGGTTATCGACGGAGTCCCCGCCGGCCTCCCCCTCTCCGAGGAGGACATAAGGAGGGAGCTGGACAGGAGGATGTTCTGCCACATCCACTGGCTAAACCCCAGATGCGAGCCCGAGGAGTTTGAAATACTCTCAGGCGTAAAAGACGGCCACACCCAGGGCACCCCCATCGCCATTGTGATCTGGAACCGGAGGGCGATATCTAGCTACTACGACGAGCTCTGGCTGAAGCCCAGGCCGGGGCACGCGGACCTCGCCTACTACCTCAAATACGGGAAGTTCTACGACCACAGAGGCGGGGGGAGGGCGTCGGGGCGCACCACCGCCGCGGTGGTGGCCGCCGGCGCCGTGGCGAAGAAGTTGCTAGCCCAGCTGGGGGTGGAGGTGGCGGGGCACATAATCGAGCTGGGGGGCGTCGAGGCGAGGGGGAGCTACACCTTCGACGACGTCAAGAAGAGCTGGGGAAAGCCCCTCCCGGTGGTAGACGACGAGGCCCTAGCCGCCATGCTCGAGCTACTGAGGAGAGCCGCGGCGGAGGGGGACAGCGTGGGGGGCGGCGTGGAGGTCTGGGCAGTCGGCGTGCCGCCGGGGCTCGGGGAGCCCCACTTCGGCAAAATAAAGGCGGAGCTCGCCATGGCCGCCTTCTCCATACCCGCGGTCGTGGCGCTGGACTGGGGCGCCGGCAGGCCGCTGGCCAAGATGAGGGGAAGCGAGGCCAACGACCCCATAATAGTTAAGGAGGGAAGACTCGCGCTAGAGAGTAATAAAGTAGGTGGCGTTCTCGGCGGCGTAACAGTCGGCGAGCCTATATACTTTAGAGTTTGGTTTAAGCCAACTCCGTCAGTGCGAAAACCTCAGAAGACTGTAGACTTGGCCAAGATGGAGCCGACGATTTTTGAATTTAAGGGGAGATACGACGTCTCGGTGGTGCCAAAGGCCTTAGTAGCTCTTGAAGCAATGACCGCTATTACGCTGGCCGACCACGCGCTTAGGGCAGGCCTCGTGAGGAGAGACAAGCCGCTTAGAGATCCCATTGCGAGGTAA